One Methylosarcina fibrata AML-C10 DNA segment encodes these proteins:
- the trkA gene encoding Trk system potassium transporter TrkA, with translation MKILILGAGVTGSAVAEALASEENDIMVIDFKPELLDGLKQRFDIGTLAGNAAHPSVLEQAGVHDTDIVIAVTDSDETNMLACMIINALYSRPKTIARVRAIDYLKNPDLFGPKGIPVDFVISPEQIVMEAIHKLVEFPGVQHISDFAGGLVRLFSVKVTSYGFLTGKKIRSIKERLADAKIRVVAIFRSGKPLIVNGSAVIEAGDEVFLVAPREEVRRVLKALHKLEAPIKRVIIAGGGHVGKRLALALEQDHQVKIIEKDPKRANKIANDLAKTVVLVGDCADETLLLDESIGSADLFCAVTDNDGVNIISASLAKSLGARKAICLLNHKSYNKLLKDSDIDVAVMPNQETLGSILKHVRSGDVAQVCSLCGGTAEAIEAIAHYSSDQNFDSVVGRRVDSIHFPSGIVMGALIRNQEVVPIHHDLIFEEGDHVVMFAMDKKLVSNIERIFQPFDKKHKAGVDSV, from the coding sequence ATGAAAATACTTATTCTGGGTGCGGGCGTTACCGGTTCGGCGGTTGCCGAGGCCTTGGCGAGCGAAGAGAACGACATCATGGTCATCGATTTCAAGCCGGAACTCCTGGATGGGTTGAAACAGCGCTTCGACATCGGCACGCTGGCCGGGAATGCGGCGCATCCGAGCGTGCTCGAGCAGGCCGGAGTCCATGATACCGACATCGTCATCGCGGTAACCGACAGCGATGAAACCAACATGCTGGCCTGCATGATCATCAATGCCTTGTACAGCCGTCCCAAGACGATAGCCAGGGTGCGGGCCATCGATTATCTGAAAAATCCCGATCTGTTCGGACCCAAGGGCATTCCGGTCGATTTCGTTATCAGCCCGGAGCAGATCGTCATGGAAGCCATTCACAAGCTGGTCGAATTTCCGGGAGTTCAGCACATTTCCGATTTCGCCGGCGGCCTGGTCCGCTTGTTTTCGGTGAAAGTGACGTCCTACGGCTTTCTGACCGGCAAAAAGATCCGGTCGATCAAAGAACGCCTGGCCGACGCCAAAATTCGCGTCGTGGCCATTTTCCGCAGCGGCAAACCGTTGATCGTCAACGGCTCCGCCGTGATCGAGGCGGGCGACGAAGTGTTTCTAGTGGCGCCGCGCGAAGAAGTCCGGCGGGTCTTGAAAGCGCTGCATAAACTCGAAGCGCCGATAAAACGGGTGATCATCGCCGGCGGCGGTCACGTCGGCAAGCGTCTGGCCCTGGCTCTGGAACAGGACCACCAGGTCAAGATCATCGAGAAAGATCCGAAACGGGCGAACAAAATCGCCAATGACCTGGCGAAGACGGTCGTATTGGTCGGCGACTGCGCCGATGAGACCTTGCTGCTCGACGAATCGATCGGCAGCGCCGATCTGTTTTGCGCCGTGACCGACAACGACGGAGTCAACATCATTTCGGCATCGCTGGCGAAAAGCCTGGGCGCGCGCAAGGCCATCTGTCTGCTCAACCATAAATCTTACAATAAATTATTGAAAGACAGCGACATCGACGTCGCCGTGATGCCCAATCAGGAAACCCTGGGCAGCATCCTCAAGCACGTGCGCAGCGGCGACGTGGCCCAGGTTTGTTCGTTATGCGGCGGCACGGCCGAGGCGATCGAGGCGATCGCCCATTACAGCAGCGATCAGAATTTCGATTCGGTGGTCGGACGACGGGTAGACAGCATCCATTTTCCGTCGGGCATCGTCATGGGGGCATTGATCCGCAACCAGGAAGTGGTTCCGATACACCACGATCTGATCTTCGAGGAGGGCGATCACGTGGTGATGTTCGCGATGGACAAAAAATTGGTCAGCAACATCGAACGGATCTTTCAGCCTTTCGATAAAAAACACAAAGCCGGCGTCGACAGCGTTTAG
- a CDS encoding DUF4177 domain-containing protein, whose product MKQYKVVIYQEGLLGSLLLGSSKVDPIKFSEFLNANAKQGWRVVTMEKDIRRMLLLWSREAYLVIMERDQ is encoded by the coding sequence ATGAAGCAGTATAAAGTTGTGATTTATCAGGAAGGCCTGCTCGGCTCGCTTTTGCTGGGCTCATCCAAGGTCGATCCGATCAAGTTTTCGGAATTTTTGAACGCGAACGCCAAACAAGGCTGGCGCGTGGTCACCATGGAGAAAGACATCCGGAGAATGCTGCTGCTGTGGAGCCGCGAGGCCTATCTGGTCATTATGGAGCGGGACCAATGA
- a CDS encoding SlyX family protein — translation MSDERIIELEIKAAYQDDLLQALNETVSRQQQQIDRLEATCHLLNERIKSLSAEIGSAEPSAPEIPPHY, via the coding sequence ATGAGCGACGAACGCATCATCGAGCTGGAAATCAAGGCTGCTTATCAGGACGATCTGCTGCAGGCGTTGAACGAGACCGTCAGCCGGCAACAGCAGCAGATCGACCGCCTGGAAGCCACCTGCCATCTGCTGAACGAGCGGATCAAAAGCCTATCCGCCGAAATCGGGAGCGCGGAGCCGTCCGCTCCGGAAATTCCTCCGCATTACTGA
- the hemN gene encoding oxygen-independent coproporphyrinogen III oxidase, which produces MDQSIIFDAELINRYDKAGPRYTSYPTALELHEGFGDTDYRWHIAKSNAAGGPLSLYVHLPFCDTVCFYCACNKIVTKNRGHAEPYLDNLCREIAMQGALFDSSRVVNQLHWGGGTPTFLNDAQMTRLMQTTREHFRLRDDDAGEYSIEVDPRETHAHTIHLLRRLGFNRISLGVQDFDPRVQKAVNRLQSEAQTFAVLESARSEGFRSTNIDLIYGLPLQTVTSFAQTLDKIIEAEPDRLSVFNYAHMPARFKTQRQINDADLPSPEVKLAILQMVGLRLTEAGYVYIGMDHFAKPEDELAVAQREGKLYRNFQGYSTHSDCDLIGLGITSIGRVGDAYIQNVKDLDSYARLIAHHKLPVFKGVDLDADDKIRRAVITQLICHFALDFAMIEQRFSLGFADYFAKELEALKPMQADGLLLLSADGISVSPAGRLLIRNICMVFDRYLAQKQQQFSKVI; this is translated from the coding sequence ATGGATCAATCAATCATCTTCGATGCCGAGCTGATCAATCGCTACGACAAAGCCGGCCCGCGTTATACCTCTTACCCGACCGCGCTCGAGCTGCACGAAGGCTTCGGCGATACCGATTACCGCTGGCATATCGCCAAATCCAACGCCGCCGGCGGCCCCTTGTCGCTGTACGTGCATCTTCCTTTTTGCGACACCGTCTGCTTTTATTGCGCCTGTAACAAAATCGTTACCAAAAACCGCGGCCACGCCGAACCCTATCTGGACAATCTGTGCAGGGAAATCGCGATGCAGGGCGCGCTGTTCGATTCGAGCCGGGTGGTGAATCAACTGCATTGGGGCGGAGGCACGCCGACCTTTTTAAACGACGCGCAGATGACCAGGCTGATGCAGACGACTCGGGAGCACTTTCGTTTGAGGGACGACGATGCCGGCGAATATTCGATCGAAGTCGATCCCAGGGAAACTCATGCGCATACGATCCATTTGCTGCGCCGCCTCGGTTTCAACCGCATCAGCCTGGGCGTGCAGGACTTCGATCCCCGCGTGCAGAAGGCCGTCAATCGTCTGCAGAGCGAGGCGCAGACGTTCGCCGTGCTGGAATCCGCCCGCAGCGAGGGCTTCCGCTCGACCAACATCGATCTGATCTACGGTTTGCCGCTGCAGACGGTGACAAGTTTTGCACAAACGCTCGATAAAATTATCGAGGCTGAGCCCGACCGGCTTTCGGTCTTCAATTATGCGCACATGCCGGCGCGCTTCAAAACCCAGCGGCAGATCAATGACGCCGATCTGCCTTCGCCGGAGGTCAAGCTGGCGATTCTGCAAATGGTCGGACTCAGGCTGACCGAGGCCGGCTACGTCTATATCGGTATGGATCATTTCGCCAAGCCTGAAGACGAGCTCGCTGTCGCTCAGCGCGAAGGCAAGCTGTACCGGAATTTTCAGGGCTATTCGACCCATTCGGACTGCGACCTGATCGGTCTCGGCATCACGTCGATCGGCCGGGTCGGGGATGCCTACATCCAGAACGTCAAGGACCTGGATTCCTACGCCAGGCTGATCGCTCACCACAAACTGCCGGTGTTCAAGGGCGTCGATCTGGATGCCGACGACAAGATTCGCCGCGCGGTGATCACGCAGTTGATCTGCCATTTTGCTCTGGATTTTGCCATGATCGAACAACGGTTTTCGCTGGGCTTTGCCGATTACTTCGCCAAAGAACTCGAAGCTTTAAAGCCGATGCAGGCCGACGGTCTGTTGCTTTTGTCGGCCGACGGCATTTCGGTGTCGCCGGCGGGGCGTCTTTTAATCCGTAACATCTGCATGGTTTTCGACCGTTATCTGGCGCAAAAACAACAGCAGTTTTCCAAGGTTATTTAA
- a CDS encoding Hsp20/alpha crystallin family protein has product MRGLKIMNSDEKQTKRSGAEALPMTDDNEPPDEEPDSSFDDILSRIWPSFIDWAVTEDSDSEFPIIHVTDHDQDIEVRAALPGVDIADLYVSISTRAITIRGIRRRKSLAQETLNPDRTGDEFKRTVALPGQILFLPDHAGNDRVTASLKAEVLTVVLPKNKKCLSRPLEIGK; this is encoded by the coding sequence ATGCGCGGGCTGAAAATCATGAATTCCGATGAAAAACAAACGAAGAGAAGCGGTGCCGAGGCTCTTCCCATGACGGACGATAACGAGCCTCCGGATGAAGAACCGGACAGTTCCTTTGACGATATTTTATCCCGCATTTGGCCTTCTTTCATAGACTGGGCCGTCACCGAAGATTCGGATAGCGAATTTCCCATCATCCATGTTACCGACCACGATCAGGACATCGAAGTCAGGGCAGCGCTGCCCGGCGTCGATATCGCCGATCTGTATGTGTCGATCAGCACTCGGGCGATCACGATCCGGGGCATCCGTCGCAGGAAAAGTCTTGCGCAAGAGACGTTGAATCCGGACCGGACGGGGGATGAATTCAAGCGTACCGTTGCATTGCCCGGTCAGATCCTGTTTTTACCGGATCATGCGGGCAACGATCGTGTAACTGCTTCTCTCAAAGCGGAAGTGCTGACCGTCGTCTTGCCCAAAAATAAAAAATGCCTGAGCCGGCCGCTCGAAATCGGCAAATGA
- a CDS encoding DUF2934 domain-containing protein, with translation MAAATVKKLRTETGPAPEESKVSESFPIENEPEAQQETLNAADDREARIAELAYFKAEKRGFEPGYELADWFEAAQEIDFTRGRPSDSARL, from the coding sequence ATGGCTGCTGCAACCGTTAAAAAATTGAGAACGGAAACCGGTCCGGCTCCGGAAGAAAGCAAAGTTTCCGAATCCTTTCCTATTGAAAACGAGCCCGAGGCTCAGCAAGAAACCTTGAATGCCGCCGACGACCGCGAGGCCCGAATTGCCGAGCTGGCTTATTTCAAGGCGGAAAAAAGAGGATTCGAACCCGGCTATGAACTGGCCGACTGGTTCGAGGCGGCGCAGGAAATCGATTTTACTCGAGGACGACCTTCCGACAGTGCCCGTCTTTAG
- a CDS encoding PAS domain-containing protein, giving the protein MTSSSEKIFDRLQQQLRDKAEAQLASKGKTKGPLMSVDKILHELHVHQIELEMQNEELRRTQIELEKARDRYIDLYDFAPVGYLIVNGKGMIDDCNLTAADLLGRKRAALIRQPFTEFIAEEDRDEWYLHCRHHTNPQTRQTHEWVVCRPDGIEVPVLLDSLCVRGEDASLGWRIALTDITERKQSEQALRIAAVAFETQEGIFVTDAHMTVLRANSACGRITGFTGEEIIGKVPFFLADNLSDKPFHEAFWNAVADDGYWQGEIWNQRKNGERFALLLNFSKVLGEDGEISHYVGCFIDVTQQKLAEKILMSHHQYLQQQVNVTLTELEQSKLEAADVTTALNVLLKQRNNDLAQTKAALSFEAERTVLPFLTMLKKGTRDRNELRLIDILETNLKHLLESYGSSASLTSAYQKLTPVEIQVATLVRQGLPTKVIADSLRLAPGTVSIHRKHIRKKLGLDKKSLNLYSYLVSLAEKNSH; this is encoded by the coding sequence ATGACGTCTTCCAGCGAAAAAATATTCGATCGCCTGCAGCAACAATTGCGGGACAAAGCCGAGGCGCAACTGGCGTCGAAGGGAAAAACAAAAGGGCCTTTGATGTCCGTCGACAAAATCCTGCACGAGCTGCATGTCCATCAGATCGAACTGGAAATGCAAAACGAGGAATTGCGAAGGACCCAGATCGAACTGGAAAAGGCGCGGGATCGTTACATCGATCTGTACGACTTTGCTCCGGTCGGATATCTGATCGTCAACGGGAAAGGCATGATCGACGATTGCAATCTGACCGCCGCCGATCTCTTGGGACGGAAACGTGCGGCGCTGATTCGTCAGCCTTTTACGGAATTCATCGCCGAGGAAGACCGGGACGAATGGTATCTGCATTGCAGACATCATACTAATCCTCAGACCAGGCAAACTCATGAATGGGTCGTCTGCCGCCCCGACGGCATTGAGGTTCCGGTTCTGCTCGACAGTCTCTGCGTCCGGGGCGAAGACGCCTCTTTGGGTTGGCGTATCGCGCTCACCGACATAACCGAACGGAAGCAGTCCGAGCAGGCCTTGCGCATTGCGGCCGTGGCTTTTGAAACGCAGGAAGGCATTTTCGTGACCGACGCCCATATGACCGTGCTGCGCGCCAACAGCGCCTGTGGCCGGATCACCGGCTTTACCGGCGAAGAAATCATCGGCAAAGTGCCGTTCTTTCTGGCAGACAACCTGAGCGACAAACCCTTTCACGAAGCGTTTTGGAACGCTGTTGCCGATGACGGTTACTGGCAGGGAGAAATCTGGAACCAGCGTAAAAACGGCGAACGCTTTGCCTTGTTGCTGAACTTTTCCAAGGTTCTGGGGGAAGACGGAGAAATTTCCCATTATGTCGGCTGCTTCATCGACGTCACCCAACAGAAGCTGGCCGAGAAAATCCTGATGAGTCATCATCAGTATCTGCAGCAACAGGTGAATGTTACCCTGACGGAACTGGAACAATCCAAGCTGGAGGCCGCCGACGTAACGACCGCGTTGAACGTGCTGCTCAAACAGCGCAATAACGATCTGGCCCAAACGAAGGCCGCTCTTTCCTTTGAAGCGGAAAGGACCGTTCTGCCTTTTCTGACCATGCTGAAAAAAGGAACGCGCGACAGAAACGAGCTGCGGCTGATCGACATACTCGAAACCAATCTGAAACATCTTCTGGAATCCTACGGCAGTTCGGCCAGCCTGACCTCGGCCTATCAGAAACTGACGCCGGTCGAGATTCAGGTGGCGACGCTGGTGCGCCAGGGATTGCCGACCAAAGTCATTGCCGACTCCCTGAGGCTTGCTCCGGGAACGGTCAGCATTCACCGCAAGCACATCCGCAAAAAACTCGGTCTGGACAAAAAATCGCTCAACTTGTACAGTTATCTGGTGTCTCTGGCGGAAAAAAACTCTCACTGA
- a CDS encoding CheR family methyltransferase — protein sequence MSPKEQNSTSTVTAEPAAKSSTNPSDFRIVGIGASAGGLEAFEEFFRHMPVDSGIAFVLVPHLDPSHGSLLTEILQRSTTMEVVEAKDQVKVCPNCIYVIPPNHNMEIYQGKLQLSVLTVPRGQRLPIDGFLRSLADDRQENAVGIILSGTGTDGTLGLRAILGMGGLTLVQVPSTAKYDGMPSSAIRSGYATLVLPPDKMPEALLAEKGKVLLDAEVAPAKAKVESTIARILMQLRAITGHDFALYKQSTISRRIARRMLQHAIENTDDYVRYLKENPAEVHSLFKELLINVTSFFRDPEAFSVLEDKILPPILKDKPDDYVFRVWVAGCASGEEAYSIAILLRELMDTMHRDFKVQIYATDLDDEAIAMARTGCYPPNIIQDITPERLRRFFIKEEAGYRVRKELREMVVFAVQNLIKDPPFTKLDLLCCRNLLIYLKPELQDRLIPEFHYALKPEGVLFLSPSESIGNHGDLFKVLNRKWKFYRTTHSVLSSRTMLSHGLAWSAGAGVKAPEDKSAYKETNFADLTRRLLVQYFAPASIITDSKGEILFIHGETGKFLRPAPGQPTHNIIEMAREGLAMELRNALYAAATEKMSIVNRCVQVKTNGGFSSVNLSVRPLDDPDGKQNLLLVSFQEVAENPVKSLRKRSGKIGEKKRLEELEIELEQLKLNYQTSLEEQQASNEELKSANEELQSTNEELQSTNEELETSKEELQSLNEELVTVNSELQAKIEQLAGMQNDMKNLLDNINVGLIFLDRHLIIRRFTREAMRIYRLVASDVGRSLNDIKSLADGDDLLNATENVLETLIPYERELYIGEDTWVLARIQPYRTLDNMIDGVVLTFTDITSRIKAMAVQQALTLAEGIVNTIHHPFLVLNSALKVVSASQSFYQEFKMASEETLDHELFQLKDGLWNIVELRKILEAILANGGTSDAYMMERDVPGVGRRRVEINISHLLGKAGTPQMILLSMEINP from the coding sequence GTGAGTCCCAAAGAGCAAAATTCAACGTCCACCGTCACCGCCGAGCCGGCTGCTAAATCCTCAACAAATCCTTCCGATTTCCGCATTGTCGGCATCGGTGCCTCCGCCGGGGGCCTCGAGGCATTCGAAGAGTTTTTCCGCCACATGCCTGTGGACAGCGGCATCGCTTTCGTTCTGGTGCCGCACCTGGATCCCAGCCACGGCAGCCTGCTCACTGAAATTCTGCAACGTTCGACCACGATGGAAGTGGTCGAAGCGAAGGACCAGGTCAAGGTTTGTCCCAATTGCATTTACGTCATACCGCCCAATCACAATATGGAAATCTATCAGGGCAAACTTCAACTCAGCGTGCTGACCGTGCCGCGCGGACAGCGTCTGCCGATCGACGGTTTTCTGCGGTCGTTGGCCGACGACCGGCAGGAAAATGCCGTCGGCATCATTCTTTCCGGCACCGGCACCGACGGCACGCTGGGTTTGCGCGCCATTCTCGGCATGGGCGGATTGACGCTGGTGCAGGTGCCGTCGACAGCCAAATACGACGGCATGCCGTCCAGCGCCATCCGGTCGGGCTACGCCACGCTGGTGTTGCCTCCCGATAAAATGCCGGAAGCCCTGTTGGCGGAGAAGGGAAAAGTGCTCTTGGATGCCGAGGTTGCGCCCGCCAAAGCGAAAGTCGAAAGCACCATCGCCCGCATTCTGATGCAGTTGCGCGCCATTACCGGCCATGACTTTGCCTTGTACAAGCAGAGCACGATCAGCCGCCGCATCGCCCGCCGGATGCTTCAGCACGCCATCGAGAATACCGACGACTATGTGCGCTATCTCAAGGAAAATCCGGCCGAAGTGCATTCGCTGTTCAAGGAGTTACTGATCAACGTCACCAGCTTTTTCCGCGATCCCGAAGCATTCAGTGTGCTTGAAGACAAAATTCTGCCCCCCATACTGAAAGACAAGCCGGACGATTACGTGTTCCGCGTCTGGGTGGCCGGCTGTGCTTCGGGCGAAGAAGCCTATTCCATCGCCATCCTGCTGCGCGAATTGATGGACACGATGCATCGGGATTTCAAGGTGCAGATTTATGCCACCGATCTGGACGACGAAGCCATCGCAATGGCCCGAACCGGCTGTTATCCGCCCAATATCATTCAGGATATTACGCCGGAGAGGCTGCGCCGCTTTTTTATCAAGGAAGAGGCCGGTTACCGCGTCCGCAAGGAGCTTCGGGAAATGGTGGTTTTCGCCGTGCAGAACCTGATCAAGGATCCGCCGTTCACCAAGCTCGATCTTTTATGCTGCCGAAATCTTCTGATCTACCTGAAGCCGGAACTGCAGGATCGGTTGATCCCCGAGTTTCATTATGCGCTCAAGCCGGAGGGGGTGTTGTTTCTGTCGCCGTCGGAAAGCATCGGCAACCATGGCGATCTGTTCAAGGTTCTCAACCGGAAATGGAAATTTTACCGCACCACTCATTCCGTTCTGTCTTCCCGGACGATGCTCAGCCACGGGCTGGCCTGGAGCGCCGGCGCCGGCGTCAAGGCACCGGAAGACAAATCCGCCTACAAGGAAACCAATTTCGCCGATTTGACCCGGCGCCTTCTGGTGCAGTATTTTGCCCCGGCCTCGATCATCACCGACAGTAAAGGCGAGATTCTTTTTATCCATGGCGAAACCGGCAAATTCCTGCGCCCGGCTCCGGGCCAGCCGACGCACAACATCATCGAAATGGCGCGAGAAGGTTTGGCCATGGAGTTACGCAACGCATTATACGCGGCTGCGACCGAGAAAATGTCGATTGTGAACCGGTGCGTTCAGGTGAAGACCAACGGCGGATTCAGTTCGGTCAATCTGAGCGTACGCCCTTTGGACGATCCTGACGGGAAACAGAATCTGCTGTTGGTCAGTTTTCAGGAGGTGGCCGAAAATCCCGTGAAATCGTTGCGTAAACGCTCCGGCAAAATCGGCGAAAAAAAGCGTCTCGAAGAATTGGAAATCGAACTCGAACAATTGAAGCTGAACTATCAGACCAGTCTGGAAGAGCAGCAGGCGTCCAATGAAGAGCTGAAGTCCGCCAATGAGGAACTGCAATCGACCAATGAAGAGCTGCAATCGACCAACGAAGAGCTGGAAACCTCCAAGGAAGAGCTGCAATCGCTCAACGAAGAGCTGGTCACCGTCAATTCGGAGCTTCAGGCCAAAATCGAGCAACTGGCCGGCATGCAGAACGACATGAAAAATCTGCTGGACAATATCAACGTCGGCCTCATTTTCCTCGATCGGCACCTGATCATTCGAAGGTTCACCCGCGAGGCGATGCGCATTTACCGGCTTGTGGCTTCGGATGTAGGCCGGTCCTTGAACGACATCAAATCCCTGGCGGACGGCGACGACTTGCTCAATGCTACGGAGAACGTGCTCGAAACGCTGATTCCTTATGAGCGCGAGCTGTACATCGGGGAAGATACCTGGGTATTGGCGCGCATTCAACCTTACCGGACTCTGGACAACATGATCGACGGCGTCGTGCTGACCTTTACCGATATTACCTCGAGAATCAAGGCGATGGCCGTACAACAGGCGCTGACGCTGGCCGAAGGCATCGTCAATACGATACACCACCCTTTTTTGGTGCTTAACAGCGCGCTCAAGGTCGTATCCGCCAGCCAGTCGTTTTACCAGGAATTCAAAATGGCTTCGGAAGAAACTTTAGACCATGAACTCTTTCAGTTAAAAGACGGTCTCTGGAATATTGTTGAGCTGCGTAAAATACTGGAGGCTATTTTGGCGAACGGTGGTACATCCGATGCTTACATGATGGAACGCGATGTCCCCGGCGTCGGCCGGCGCAGAGTGGAAATCAACATCAGCCACCTTCTGGGCAAGGCGGGCACGCCGCAGATGATCCTTTTATCGATGGAGATTAATCCATGA
- a CDS encoding aconitate hydratase has translation MNTNVSRKLIADHLMDGTMDVGSEIALKIDQTLAQDATGTLAMLEFEAMSVPRVRTELSVQYVDHNLLQEDFKNPDDHLFLYSACRKFGLWYSRPGNGVSHPVHMERFGVPGKTLLGCDSHTCAAGALGMLAIGTGGLEVALAMAGEPFRLRMPKIWGVRLVGKLPDWVSAKDVILEMLRRHGVSGGLGKIVEYHGPGLEQLTAMDRHVIANMGAELGATTTVFPADDAVRIFLKSQGREHYFRELIADPEAQYDEEEEIDLSGLEPLIAMPGSPGNVVPVREIAGREIYQAYIGSSANPGLRDFAIPALMVEGRQVHPRVSFDVNPTSRQILENLIDLRLLAKLIRAGARLHQAGCNGCIGMGQAPATHRISLRTVPRNFPGRSGTHDDLVYLCSPETATASALMGTITDPRDLPMPYPIFKEPQAVLVNKDMLVGPNPQDAGIALDTGPNIRPLPRFPALEETQEGPVLLKVGDNVSTDEIMPAGAKVLPFRSNIPAISEFVFAQIDTGFYQRTLPYREQGFFVVGGENYGQGSSREHAALAPRYLGLRAVLAKSFARIHHGNLVNFGIVPLVFLDPENWGDIGQEDVLRIESLRSALAGGASVVVENVTRGRRYEMRHGLSRRQIDAVLAGGLINSVKPGRPD, from the coding sequence ATGAATACGAACGTCAGCCGGAAACTCATTGCGGATCATCTGATGGACGGAACGATGGACGTCGGCAGCGAGATCGCTCTGAAAATCGATCAGACGCTGGCCCAGGACGCCACCGGCACGCTGGCCATGCTGGAGTTCGAAGCCATGTCGGTGCCCAGAGTCCGGACCGAATTGTCGGTGCAGTACGTCGATCACAATCTGCTGCAGGAAGACTTCAAGAATCCGGATGATCATCTGTTTCTTTACAGCGCCTGCCGAAAGTTCGGTTTATGGTACAGCCGGCCGGGCAACGGCGTCAGTCATCCGGTGCATATGGAACGCTTCGGCGTTCCCGGCAAGACGCTGCTCGGTTGCGACAGCCATACCTGTGCCGCCGGCGCCCTGGGCATGCTGGCGATCGGCACGGGAGGGCTCGAAGTGGCGCTGGCGATGGCGGGAGAACCTTTCCGGCTGCGCATGCCGAAAATATGGGGCGTGCGTTTGGTCGGCAAACTGCCCGACTGGGTGAGCGCAAAAGACGTCATCCTGGAAATGCTGCGCCGCCACGGCGTCAGCGGCGGGCTCGGCAAGATCGTCGAATACCACGGCCCCGGCCTGGAGCAACTGACGGCGATGGACCGCCACGTCATCGCCAACATGGGCGCGGAACTCGGCGCGACCACCACGGTGTTTCCCGCGGACGATGCGGTCCGGATTTTTCTGAAGTCGCAGGGCAGGGAGCATTATTTCCGGGAATTGATCGCCGATCCGGAAGCGCAATACGACGAGGAAGAGGAAATCGATCTGTCCGGCCTCGAACCCCTGATCGCGATGCCCGGCAGTCCCGGCAACGTGGTGCCGGTGCGCGAAATTGCCGGGCGCGAAATTTATCAGGCCTACATCGGTTCCTCGGCCAATCCGGGGCTCAGGGATTTTGCGATTCCGGCGCTGATGGTGGAAGGCCGGCAGGTGCATCCGCGCGTGTCCTTCGACGTGAATCCCACGTCGAGGCAGATCCTGGAAAACCTGATCGATCTCCGTCTGCTGGCGAAGCTGATCCGCGCCGGCGCCCGTCTGCACCAGGCCGGCTGCAACGGCTGCATCGGCATGGGCCAGGCGCCGGCGACCCACCGGATCAGCCTGCGCACGGTGCCGCGCAATTTTCCGGGACGCTCCGGAACCCACGACGATCTGGTGTATCTGTGCAGCCCCGAGACCGCCACCGCTTCGGCGCTGATGGGCACGATCACCGATCCCAGGGATCTGCCGATGCCTTATCCGATCTTCAAGGAACCGCAGGCCGTGCTGGTCAACAAGGACATGCTGGTCGGACCGAATCCTCAGGATGCCGGCATCGCGCTCGATACCGGTCCCAACATCCGGCCCTTGCCGCGCTTTCCGGCGCTGGAAGAGACCCAGGAAGGACCGGTGCTGCTGAAAGTGGGCGACAACGTTTCCACCGATGAAATCATGCCCGCCGGCGCCAAGGTCCTGCCGTTCCGCAGCAATATTCCGGCGATCAGCGAATTCGTATTCGCTCAGATCGACACCGGTTTTTATCAACGGACGCTGCCGTACCGGGAACAGGGATTCTTCGTAGTCGGCGGCGAAAACTACGGCCAGGGTTCGAGCCGGGAGCACGCGGCTCTGGCGCCCCGCTATCTGGGGCTCAGGGCGGTGCTGGCCAAGAGCTTCGCGCGGATTCACCACGGCAATCTGGTCAATTTCGGCATCGTTCCCCTGGTGTTTCTTGATCCGGAAAACTGGGGCGACATCGGGCAGGAAGACGTGCTGCGCATCGAATCGCTGCGCAGTGCCCTCGCCGGAGGAGCTTCGGTTGTGGTTGAAAACGTCACTCGCGGCCGGCGTTATGAAATGCGGCACGGACTGAGCAGGCGGCAAATCGATGCGGTGCTTGCCGGCGGCCTGATCAATAGCGTCAAACCGGGACGTCCGGACTGA
- a CDS encoding VanZ family protein has translation MTILETVQNLDKLAHFALFFALAFGGSFVFLTTHPSVTQLPLFFLAGFSEWYQAAYLPQRHFSMGDIGADVVGILLGFLVCGVYRRIIEP, from the coding sequence TTGACAATACTCGAAACGGTGCAGAATCTGGACAAGCTGGCCCATTTCGCTTTGTTCTTTGCGTTAGCTTTTGGCGGCAGTTTTGTCTTCCTGACGACGCATCCTTCCGTTACTCAATTGCCGTTGTTTTTTCTTGCCGGATTTTCGGAATGGTATCAAGCGGCTTATCTGCCGCAAAGGCATTTCAGCATGGGCGATATCGGCGCGGATGTGGTCGGCATTCTGCTGGGTTTTTTGGTTTGCGGTGTTTATCGGCGGATAATAGAACCGTAG